The following DNA comes from Solanum stenotomum isolate F172 chromosome 11, ASM1918654v1, whole genome shotgun sequence.
AATGACTCATATAATATGACTTTTTcttattagaaataataatatagacaTCTTTAAATTCCATTTATctttcaagaagaagaagaagaaagagaaaaatggaAGGGGAAATTCACAATTTTATTGTTGTATGGACTATTGTCTTAGCAAGTTTATGTTATTCTCACACCATAGCCAAATTCATCCCCAAAGGCAAATCAAGATTTGTGGCTATATTTCCAATAATTTGTCTATTTTTCATTCTTCCTCTTTATCTCATCTCCATTAATCTTGGTTGCACTACTTCTTTCTTCATTGCATGGCTAGCCaatttcaagattcttctttttgtctttgGTAAAGGCCCTTTGTCATCAACCCCACCTCTACCACTATCAACATTCATTCCTTTGGCTTGTTTGCCtataaagtttcaaaaaaattcaactagTGATAATGTTGAAACCACAAAAAAGGCtacaaattcaactttcaattttgttaCCAAGATTGCACTTTTAGCCATTTTGATAAGGGTGTATAATTATAAAGACAATTTGCATCCAAAAATCATTCTATTTTGTTATTGCCTCCACATTTACTTTATGCTAGAGCTCATATTGATCATGGTTAGCGCCACGGTCTGAAGGGTGAGTCGAGTCGAGCTCGAGCCACCCTTCAATGAGCCTTACCTAGCTAGCTCACTTCAGGATTTCTGGGGCAAGAGGTGGAACCTCATGGTAACCAATATACTCCGTCCAACCGTATATGACCCTATACATTCAATGGTGGCAGACAGGATCTCGAGGAAGTGGGCCCCACTTCCAGCTGTGATCGCAACGTTTTTCGTCTCTGGGCTAATGCATGAACTGATTTTCTACTACAATGGAAGATTGAAACCTAATGGCGAAGTCATGATGTTCTTTCTCATTCATGGAGTGGCTTTGAGTCTTGAAATTGTTATCAAGAAAATTTTCAATGGAAAATTTTTGGTTCCTAGGATTATTTCAGGTCCATTAGCACttagttttataattttcacaAGTTTTTGGTTGTTTTTTCCACCTTTTTTGAGGGGTAATACAGAGCTTAAAGCATGTACTGAATTTATTGCTTTCTTAGAATTTATTAGGTATGGCAAATTAATTAATCCTACCAATATAACTTGTCCACTtctataagaaaatatttattttatggtgGACGAATTATGATTGTATGAGGTATGatggaattaattaatttgaatggCATGTGagatttcctattttttttggTACTTTTGAAAAGATTAAAATGGTACATAGCTTACTTTTTTAAAGCAATTGCACTTAAGTATGAAGAGAGAAGAAACTTCATTCATAGTCTTGAGAGCGCGCATTTCCCGATATAGCTAGTGACCCCTTAGTAGAGTCACTGCATCGCTCTATCTTTAATCGGAGGTTTCATGTATaagtttgaaaaatgaataaactCCTTGTAGAGAGcagttttcttttaattaggCTATACATGATAAATCTGAATTAATCGAACTAATCATAAGTTTCgaatatcaaataattattatacacaacaaaaaacctttttcttgaaaagagaaaattttgaaattaaaagttCTATAATTTGAGGTTGCTCTATTTCAACCTGAACAATTTATAACTAGTGTTACATGAATGGACAAGTGATATTGTAAGGACTAACTAGTTTACCATCTATAATTTGAGGTTGCTCTATTTCAACCTGAACAATTTATAACCAGTGTTACATGAATGGACAAGTGATATTGTAAGGACTAACTAGTTTACCATACCTAACAAATTCTAAAAAAGCAATAGATTCATTACATCCTTTAACATCTGGCTTACCCCTCAATAATGGTGGAAAAAACAACCAAAAACTTGTCAAAATTATAAATCCTAATGCTAATGGACCTGAAACAAACCTAGAGACCAAAAATTTGTCATTTAACAATTTCTTGACCATAATTTCAATACTTAAAGCTACACcatgaataataaaaaaacatgtGACTTCCCAACTAGGCTTCTCTCTTGAAATGTAGTAAAAAATCAGCTCATGCATTATCCCGGAGACGAAAAACGTCGCGAGCACCGCGGGAAGTGGGGCCCACTTCCTCGGGATTCGGTCCAACATCAACGACCGAACAGGGTCGTAAACAGTTGGACGAAGTATATTGGTTACCATGAGGTTCCATCTCTTGCCCCAGAAATCCTGAAATGAGCTAGTCTTGTAAGGCTCATCAAAAGGTGGTTCGAGTTCAACTCGGCTTGCAACTCGAACCATAGTACTAACCATGGTTAATAAGATTTCTAGGAAAAAGTAAATGTGGAGGCAATAACAAAAGAGGAGGAGTTTTGGATGTAAATTGTCTTTATAATTATACACCCTAATCAAAATGGCTAGAAGTGTAATCTTGGTAACAAGATTGAGAGTTGAATTTGTGGTCTCAACATTATCACTAGGtgaatatttttgatattttataggCAAACAAGCTAAGGGAATGAATGTTGAAAGTGGTAGAGGTGGGATTGATGACAAGGGTCCTTTACCAAAGGCAAAAAGAAGAATCTTAAAATTGGCTAGCCATGCAATGAAGAAAGAAGTAGTGCCACCAAGATTGATAGAggtaagataaagaggaagaaTGAAAAATAGACAAACAATTGGAATTATGGCCACAAATCTTGATTTGCCATTTGGAAAGAATTTGACAATTGTGTGAGAATAACATAAACTTATTAAAACAATAGTCCATACCACTATGAAATTGTGGATCTCCCCTTccatttcttctccttcttcttcttggaaAAATATGGCTTTAACTAAGAgataattttagaaataaaaaatgttgtGATGATGGACCTAGGGGACATATGGAAGTGGAGTGGGTGGGGGTTCACTTAATTAAATTTAGTCTTTATAATAAGATATGTTTTATTGCACTTGATGAAAGAGATCTTGTATAATATAAAATACTCTATTCTTtttatactaataataatttaatgaaaTCAAATTATTTAGAAAACCAATTATACATATAGGTAATATCTTCTATGGAATTAACTTTTATCATTATAATGGTGTAAAGaatttttacattattaatatatttttatttaacatgttgtaaaaaaatatttgactaaacaCGCTATTATAAAAGTGGCTAAGttgaattatatattttaaatttggaattCGTTTTTGTTTCATCCCAACTTCTTTTTAATCATGGAAATCTTGTGAAATCTTTATCACAAGTATTTTGTGATAAATTAAaatcagacaaataaattaaaaaacggagtattttttttcttgccattaaattttttgaacttttttgtTGGGTCCAAATAGCAGTGTGTAATAAAAGCAATGTTAGTCAAATTTGGAAGTCTGTTCTTCACCTACATTTGGAGTCCGCTCTCTTTTCTTGAATATTGGCCCCAAGTGTCACGTTCATCAAAGCTTTTAACATTTCGTTGaccgttttaatttgtttgtctcatTTTAATAAACAtagagttgaaaaaaaaatgaaaaaaaatgaattttataatcttaaactaatatatatatttgtaccAATATTTCCTTTGATAGTTGAAATTAATAGAATTTTCCCTCTTGATGTTACTAAAGTTAAATTTGCATCGAAAGATCTCGatttaatacaatataatagtCCATACAACAACGAAATTGTGAATCTTCCTttcaatttctttcttcttgcaAGATGATTccaataaaaaaacattaatagagcatttttGCTATTTATGATACAACATATTTAGTTGTGTGGTGAATATAGAAGACATATGGAAGTGGGGCCGGAGAGAAGGTTCACCTCTAATTCGTGTTGGTGTGTTTGCatccttttgagtgaatgaGAAAAAGAGAATTTTTATAAGTAACTCTAATGAAATCATTGCCTTactaaataaaagaaatcacTATCAAACTGGTCATCttattgaaatatcaaaattgtgCTCGGGCTAGTGATTATGAAATGAATTTTTGATATTTCCCACCTAAGATATTGTCATTTAAAATTGCTTTAATTTCTTAGAAAAATCACAATAATCTAGCCatatgtaaattttaaataatttttaaaaatcgaatatatatatataaaaagaggGGTGCTAGTGCTACCCACGACTATCTCGTGTCATTCCTTTCATTTTCAAGTGTtccaatttaaaattgaaagcataacttatttattttttacaacaaattgaacaattattctttatattttattttccaagTCTTTAAAACTGGGATCTGATGTTATCTATAGAGCATGGACTTTTTAGATTCAAATGTTTGACATTTAAACTAACATATGTTACATACATTATTTGTTTGACATATAAAAGATTATGTATAGTTGGATATTATAATTATCTCATAATGACATGCTTGGTTGCGACGAAGTCACATAGTTAAATGGTAATTAGTTGAATATTCTTTATTGAAGGTTATATAGAAAATTTTATTGCTTGTATAgattttaattactttttatataaataatttaagtcTTGAACACCTTTCGTCAAAATTTCTAGCTTCATCATTGATTGTCTTGATCTTGTGCAATACAGTCATACTTCTCTATAAGTGTCATTCCTTATAATAACATTTTACTATAACAATGAGGATTTCTTTGGGATCGACTTTCATATTATGCTATATTATATGCTTTCTATAATTAACAATAAAGAAATCTAGATAAATGATGTCATTAATAATTATAGAGAAGTTTGATCGTATATATTTCCTAATTAATAATCATATGATGACTAATCTTATGTGACATCAAAATATTCCTTGCCTCCCTAAGTTGACaatcataacatatatattttttttaattagaaacaAAAAAGGTTATCTTTAAATTCAAGCCATCTTTTAAGACGTGGAAGAAATTAACAAAGAATGGAAGGGGAAATCCACAACTTCATAGTGATAGGGACTATTGTCTTAACAAGTTTATGTTATTCTCACACAATTGTCAAATTCTTTCCCAATGGCAAATCAAGATTTGTGGCTATAATTCCAATTGTTTGTCTATTTTTCAttcttcctctttatcttactTCTATCAATCTTGGTGCAATTACTTCTTTTTTCATTGCATGGCTAGCCACTTTCAAGCTCATTCTTTTTGCTTTTGGTAAAGGCCCTTTGTCATCAACCCCACCTCTTTCACTTTTAGCATTCATTTCATTGGCCTGTTTGCCTATAAAGTTTCAAACACCATCAACTAATACCACTCAAAGGGGTACAAAATCAACTTTAAATGTTGTTATCAACATTGCACTTCTATCCATTTTGATATGGGTGTATACCTTTAAAGCCCATTTACATCCaaatattattatcattttatattgtTTACACATTTATTTCTCCCTAGAAATAATCTTGACCGTGGTTAGCACCATGGTCCGAGTCGTAAGTCAAGTCGAGCTCGAGCCACCCTTTGACGAGCCTTACAAAACTAGCTCCCTTCAAGATTTCTGGGGTAAAAGGTGGAACCTCATGGTAACTAAACTACTCCATATGACCGTTTACGTTCCTGTCCGGTCGATGATGACGGACATGATCTCGAGGAAGTGGGCCCCACTTCCTGCTGTGATCGCGACGTTCTTCGTTTCCGGGCTAATGCATGAGCTGATTTTCTATAACATTGGAAGACTAAAGCCTAGTGGAGAAGTCACATGCTTCTTTATCATTCATGGGGTGGCTGTGACACTAGAAATTGTGATCAAGAAATTGTTGAATGGCAAAGTTTTGGTTCCTAAAATTATCTCAGGACCATTAGCATTAGGATTTATAATTTTGACAAGCAAATGGTTGTTTTTTCCACCTTTTTTGAGGGGTAAAGCAGAAATCAAAGCATGTACTGAATTTATTGCTTTCTTAGAATTTGCTAAGTATGGTAACCTAGTTAGTCCTACCAATATTACATGTCCACTAGTACTATAGTCTATAAGACTACTAGTAGCCTTGCTTGAATAAAAATACATGTCTCTTTATCTTAATAAGGTAGTAGTAAGGTCTACATATATACACTTTATTCTTTCAGACCTTACTTAGTAGAATTTCACTGACTTCAAAAACAACAATCAAATGTTACTCTCATTTGATATCTAGGCAAATAGAGCCAGAATTTGCACTAAGaaggttcaaaatatgaagaaataagtGTATAAAGAAGTAGAAGGGGTTTTCTATGTATCCCTAAACAATGTCctatatacacataaaatatcatttttactatatataaaaaGTGCAATTTTTCACTCAGTTTTTTTCCGAACCCTATTGGCCCTACCTAGCTCTGTATGTAGGCCCAATGCCACTATTAACCCGCCTAGTAGCTTATAAACTAAAATGAACTTAAATCCACCTAATGCATTTTAtgctttgttttctttttaacacATTCCCTTGGTTTGTTTGCCTATGAAGTTTCAAATACCATCAACTAAAACCACTCAAAATAGTACAAAATCATCAACTCTAAATCTTGTTACCAAGATTGCACTCCTAGCCATTTTGATAAGAGTGTATAACTATAAAACCCATTTAAATCCAAATAATTAAtctctttttatattatttctacatTTATTTCTCCCTAGAAATAATCTTGACCATGGTTAGTAGTTAGCACCAAGTTGTCAACTCAAGCTCGAGCCGCCCTTTGATGCACCTTACAACTTACAAGACTAGCTTGCTTCAAGATGTCTTTGGGTAAAAAGGTGGGAACCTCATGATAACCAGCCTATTCCATACGACATGTTTGAGTCTCCAAATTCAAAAGGTGTCAGGTAAATAAGAAGATGGAAATATTGTCTTATGTTAATTGTTATGTGTTGAGATtaataaaaatcaatcaaatgaTCCTTTAAGCGGGGTCATTTGATTTAGATACAAGTTATGCTAGAATTGATTAGTATAATGCGAGATTAATTAATAATACTTCAATTAGATGAATGTTTTACAACGTACTCTATGGTACATGCATAAGAACCCATAGGTGGCTAAATCAGCCAGTACATGACCTATATCCAAGTCCCCGTTTTGACCCGTTCAAATGTAATTTAGCACGCCCATTTGACACGCCTACTTGATGAATTATCTCGAAAATGTTGAATTCACAGCCCTAGTGACATCCTTAAAGAATGCACCAATTGCTTCATACTCTGCAAATGCTCTAACATCAGAATTACACCTTAAC
Coding sequences within:
- the LOC125844880 gene encoding probable long-chain-alcohol O-fatty-acyltransferase 5 → MEGEIHNFIVVWTIVLISLCYSHTIVKFFPNGKSRFVAIIPIVCLFFILPLYLTSINLGGTTSFFIAWLANFKILLFAFGKGPLSSIPPLPLSTFIPLACLPIKYQKYSPSDNVETTNSTLNLVTKITLLAILIRVYNYKDNLHPKLLLFCYCLHIYFFLEILLTMVSTMVRVASRVELEPPFDEPYKTSSFQDFWGKRWNLMVTNILRPTVYDPVRSLMLDRIPRKWAPLPAVLATFFVSGIMHELIFYYISREKPSWEVTCFFIIHGVALSIEIMVKKLLNDKFLVSRFVSGPLALGFIILTSFWLFFPPLLRGKPDVKGCNESIAFLEFVRYGKLVSPYNITCPFM
- the LOC125844879 gene encoding acyl-CoA--sterol O-acyltransferase 1-like, which produces MEGEIHNFIVIGTIVLTSLCYSHTIVKFFPNGKSRFVAIIPIVCLFFILPLYLTSINLGAITSFFIAWLATFKLILFAFGKGPLSSTPPLSLLAFISLACLPIKFQTPSTNTTQRGTKSTLNVVINIALLSILIWVYTFKAHLHPNIIIILYCLHIYFSLEIILTVVSTMVRVVSQVELEPPFDEPYKTSSLQDFWGKRWNLMVTKLLHMTVYVPVRSMMTDMISRKWAPLPAVIATFFVSGLMHELIFYNIGRLKPSGEVTCFFIIHGVAVTLEIVIKKLLNGKVLVPKIISGPLALGFIILTSKWLFFPPFLRGKAEIKACTEFIAFLEFAKYGNLVSPTNITCPLVL